A genomic stretch from Chitinophaga lutea includes:
- a CDS encoding DUF3098 domain-containing protein, with protein sequence MSKEIKETEGRSLFGKSNYQLMLGGVVLIVIGFLLMMGGGGNDASRFSPEEVYSFRRITLAPIVILIGLGVEAYAIMRKPKQ encoded by the coding sequence ATGTCTAAAGAAATTAAAGAAACCGAAGGGCGCAGCCTCTTCGGCAAGAGCAACTACCAGCTGATGCTGGGCGGCGTGGTGCTGATCGTGATCGGCTTTCTGCTCATGATGGGCGGCGGCGGCAACGATGCCAGCCGTTTTTCACCGGAAGAAGTATACAGCTTCCGCCGCATCACCCTGGCGCCTATCGTTATCCTGATCGGGCTGGGCGTGGAGGCTTACGCGATCATGCGCAAACCGAAACAATAA
- a CDS encoding undecaprenyl-diphosphate phosphatase, with amino-acid sequence MSIIEAIIIAIVEGLTEFIPVSSTGHMIIASSLMGINKDEFTKLFEVCIQLGAILAVVVLYWKKFFNFSKPSFYFKLLLGVLPALILGYLLGDQIDALLEKPEVVGATLFLGGIVLLFVDKWFKNPTIDTDEKMDYFKAIRIGLFQCLALIPGVSRSAATIIGGMQQKLTRHAAAEFSFFLAVPTMAAATGYKLLKHHELLTSSAENIKLLLIGNVVAFVVAMLAIKFFIGALQKYGFKMWGYYRIIVGIIILAAFFMGYKLEA; translated from the coding sequence ATGAGCATAATTGAAGCTATCATCATCGCAATTGTAGAGGGATTAACCGAGTTTATACCCGTATCGTCCACCGGCCACATGATCATCGCCAGCAGCCTGATGGGCATCAACAAAGACGAATTCACCAAACTGTTCGAAGTCTGCATCCAGCTGGGCGCCATCCTGGCCGTAGTGGTGCTGTACTGGAAGAAGTTCTTCAATTTCAGCAAACCGTCTTTTTATTTCAAGCTGTTGCTGGGCGTGCTGCCGGCTCTCATCCTGGGCTACCTGCTGGGCGACCAGATCGACGCCCTGCTTGAAAAACCCGAAGTGGTAGGCGCCACCCTGTTTTTGGGCGGCATCGTGCTGCTGTTCGTCGACAAGTGGTTCAAGAACCCCACCATCGATACCGACGAAAAGATGGATTATTTCAAAGCCATCCGCATCGGCCTGTTCCAGTGCCTTGCCCTCATTCCCGGTGTGAGCCGCAGCGCGGCCACCATCATCGGCGGGATGCAGCAGAAACTGACGCGCCACGCCGCCGCCGAATTTTCTTTCTTCCTGGCGGTGCCTACCATGGCTGCCGCTACAGGATATAAACTGCTGAAACACCATGAGCTGCTGACCAGCTCCGCGGAAAATATCAAACTGCTGCTGATCGGCAACGTCGTAGCCTTCGTGGTGGCCATGCTCGCCATCAAGTTCTTCATCGGGGCGCTGCAGAAATACGGATTCAAAATGTGGGGATACTACCGCATCATTGTCGGTATCATTATTCTCGCGGCCTTTTTTATGGGCTATAAACTGGAAGCTTAA
- a CDS encoding outer membrane beta-barrel protein, producing MKSLYLFCAGMLLAYAASAQRNYVPGALLLLNGDSLSGQIDYRKWDINPLTVSFREGDNAAAKEYVPADIKGFRIRENQETYLSLPAVMDVTNEKLDVLSFRPDRDTITGNHFMRVLMTGPVQLLLYADRNHRQHFFIIEKDSVTQLVKKMVFIGDRNSPDYGKLKTHHFYRQQLVVALGDCVPARQLAGLDYSETALRRVLQQYVACRYPGQQVELPKKDKDLRVSLGVMGGAGLNMYRFSGVHPMALGQYGPQAAPVIGVFLDVPISRNRQKLAWTNELIYTSRAVRGNWSKNGFLNEVDVQEHYVQVQTLVKYTFPTGTWRPYFNAGMTGAIYIGGKDELRKTRENDGSLVEATTALDGGREFFLPLLIGAGVRYNRLHTELRVILPNNMSPYEALSATAITPQLLVRYTLF from the coding sequence TTGAAATCTCTGTACCTCTTCTGTGCCGGCATGCTGCTGGCATATGCCGCATCGGCGCAACGCAATTATGTACCCGGTGCGTTACTGCTCCTTAACGGCGACAGCCTTTCCGGGCAAATCGATTACCGGAAATGGGACATTAACCCGCTTACGGTGAGTTTCCGGGAAGGAGACAACGCCGCTGCCAAAGAGTATGTTCCTGCCGATATCAAAGGTTTCCGCATCCGCGAGAACCAGGAAACCTACCTGTCGCTGCCGGCGGTGATGGACGTCACCAACGAAAAACTGGATGTATTGTCGTTCCGCCCCGACCGTGATACGATTACCGGCAATCACTTCATGCGGGTGCTGATGACAGGCCCCGTGCAGCTGTTGTTGTACGCCGACCGCAATCACCGGCAGCACTTTTTTATCATCGAAAAAGACAGCGTTACGCAACTGGTGAAAAAAATGGTGTTCATCGGCGACAGAAACTCGCCGGACTACGGCAAACTGAAAACGCATCATTTCTACCGCCAGCAATTGGTGGTGGCCTTGGGCGACTGTGTGCCCGCGCGCCAGCTGGCCGGTCTCGATTATTCGGAGACTGCCCTGCGCAGGGTGCTGCAGCAATATGTGGCCTGCCGCTATCCCGGCCAGCAGGTGGAACTGCCGAAAAAAGATAAAGACCTCCGTGTGTCCCTGGGCGTAATGGGTGGGGCCGGTCTGAACATGTACCGTTTTTCGGGAGTGCATCCCATGGCGCTGGGTCAATACGGCCCGCAGGCGGCACCGGTGATCGGTGTTTTCCTGGATGTACCTATTTCCCGCAACCGCCAGAAGCTGGCCTGGACCAACGAGCTCATTTATACGAGCCGCGCCGTCCGGGGCAACTGGAGCAAAAACGGCTTTTTGAACGAAGTGGATGTGCAGGAACATTATGTGCAGGTGCAAACGCTCGTTAAATATACTTTCCCCACCGGCACCTGGCGCCCTTATTTCAATGCAGGCATGACCGGCGCCATTTATATCGGCGGGAAAGACGAGTTGCGCAAAACACGTGAAAACGATGGCAGCCTGGTAGAAGCGACTACTGCGCTCGACGGCGGGCGGGAGTTCTTCCTGCCGCTGCTGATAGGGGCGGGTGTCCGGTATAACAGGCTGCATACGGAACTGCGGGTGATATTGCCCAACAACATGAGCCCTTACGAAGCACTGTCGGCTACTGCCATCACACCGCAACTGCTGGTGCGATATACATTGTTCTGA
- a CDS encoding alanine dehydrogenase: protein MEQRQKPVVSAGFTYSPLEETLDIPQKNSRLFIGIPKETSFQESRIALTPDAVSILSNNGHHIVVEHKAGDGSHFYDTDYSEAGAEIVYEKKEVFKADIIVKSAPLNDEEIELLRPHQIVISPIHLSVLKAEQLQKMMDKRITLLSFENLKDDAGTYPIVRAMSEIAGGAVMLIAGQYLSNSNRGKGILLGGITGIPPTKVVIIGAGIVGEFAARTALALGSSVKVFDNNIYKLKRLQNNIGVRVFTSVIQPRVLAEQLRNADVAVGALSSQSGRTPIVVTESMVSHMKAGSVIVDVSIDRGGCFETSEITSHENPVFKKYDVIHYCVPNIPSGFAGTASQAISNVLMPLLLEAADDGGFENLVWIKRGVRNGIYLYKGALTNYHLSEKFKLKYTDLELLLAVKG from the coding sequence ATGGAGCAAAGGCAAAAACCTGTTGTGAGTGCCGGATTTACTTATTCTCCGCTGGAAGAAACGCTGGATATTCCACAAAAAAATTCCCGTTTATTCATTGGCATCCCCAAGGAGACTTCCTTCCAGGAAAGCCGCATCGCACTGACCCCGGACGCGGTGAGCATCCTGAGCAACAATGGCCATCACATTGTGGTGGAACATAAGGCGGGAGACGGTTCCCACTTCTACGACACGGATTATTCCGAAGCCGGCGCCGAAATCGTTTACGAGAAAAAAGAGGTGTTCAAGGCAGACATCATCGTGAAATCGGCTCCCCTCAACGACGAGGAAATAGAGCTGCTCCGCCCCCACCAGATCGTGATCTCCCCCATCCACCTGTCTGTACTGAAAGCCGAGCAGCTGCAGAAGATGATGGACAAACGCATCACCCTGCTCTCATTCGAAAACCTGAAAGACGATGCGGGCACTTATCCCATCGTGCGCGCCATGAGTGAAATAGCCGGCGGGGCGGTGATGCTCATCGCCGGGCAGTACCTCAGCAACAGCAACCGCGGCAAGGGCATATTGCTGGGCGGCATTACCGGCATCCCTCCCACCAAGGTGGTGATCATCGGGGCGGGCATCGTAGGCGAATTTGCGGCCCGTACAGCCCTTGCACTGGGATCTTCGGTAAAAGTATTCGACAACAATATTTACAAGCTCAAAAGGCTCCAGAATAACATCGGCGTGCGTGTATTCACCTCCGTGATACAACCCCGCGTGCTGGCGGAACAACTCCGTAATGCGGACGTGGCCGTCGGCGCACTGTCGTCCCAGAGCGGCCGCACCCCCATCGTTGTCACCGAATCAATGGTGAGCCACATGAAAGCAGGGTCGGTAATCGTAGATGTGAGCATCGACCGGGGCGGGTGTTTTGAAACCTCCGAAATCACCTCGCACGAAAACCCCGTATTCAAGAAATATGACGTGATCCACTACTGCGTGCCCAATATTCCCTCCGGCTTTGCCGGCACCGCCTCACAGGCCATCAGCAACGTGCTGATGCCGCTGCTGCTCGAAGCGGCGGACGACGGCGGGTTCGAGAACCTCGTATGGATAAAGCGCGGCGTGCGCAACGGGATTTACCTCTACAAAGGCGCCCTCACCAACTACCACCTCAGCGAAAAATTCAAATTGAAGTATACGGACCTGGAGCTGCTGCTGGCAGTAAAGGGATAA
- the tsaE gene encoding tRNA (adenosine(37)-N6)-threonylcarbamoyltransferase complex ATPase subunit type 1 TsaE, with amino-acid sequence MRLTFAHAELPEVARQFWSAFPREQVFALTGEMGAGKTTLIKELCAAKGVEDATASPTFSIINEYRYADGSGREKIIYHLDLYRLKSLEEAVEAGVEDCLYHPDAICFVEWPELVAPLLPAGTVHIYLTVTPDHKRKLHAGHAEPGHFAPSLQ; translated from the coding sequence ATGAGATTGACATTTGCACATGCGGAGCTGCCGGAAGTGGCCCGCCAGTTCTGGTCTGCCTTCCCCCGGGAACAGGTTTTCGCCCTGACAGGGGAAATGGGAGCAGGTAAAACCACGCTGATCAAGGAGCTCTGCGCCGCCAAAGGCGTGGAAGACGCCACGGCCAGCCCCACTTTTTCCATCATTAACGAATACCGGTATGCAGACGGTAGCGGGCGCGAAAAGATTATCTACCACCTCGACCTCTACCGCCTCAAAAGTCTCGAAGAAGCCGTGGAAGCGGGTGTGGAAGACTGCCTTTACCACCCGGACGCCATCTGTTTCGTGGAATGGCCCGAGCTGGTGGCCCCCCTGCTGCCCGCCGGCACCGTGCACATTTACCTGACCGTTACCCCGGACCACAAGCGGAAGCTCCACGCCGGCCACGCGGAACCCGGGCATTTTGCACCTTCCCTGCAATAA
- a CDS encoding heavy metal translocating P-type ATPase, which translates to MNCSSCALTISKYLEKKGVEDVAISVATEELRFNLPEGASADEVINGINNLGYEVVLPNQGGKTKPFYTTLRFKFLFSLVFTAPLMLHMVADWHWLHNPWVQLALTIPVYATGMLHFGRSALRSLRNGIANMDVLITLGATAAFVYSLIGTLQHLGPDYLFYETTAAILTLVFLGNLLEEKSVKSTTTAIAELARLQHTHAKRLNDAGEVEEVDNSELRTGDRVLVNTGDKIPMDGTIYWGGGHVNESMITGESEPVNRREKDKVIGGTILEEGSIKIFITATGKDTVLSYIINLVKQAQSNKPPMQKLADRISAIFVPVVLGIALLTFLGWYFIGQTPLSTAMMRSIAVLVIACPCAMGLATPAAVMVGLGRAARNGILIKGAHTLEAFRNIRQIVFDKTGTLTTGKLQIGRWETAMEPDEFRSVVFSLEKYSSHPIARSIVALWKGVGETALQQVREQKGVGMQAKDKAGNEWQLGSYLMARGATGDDSHNIYLLKNGELMGWIDFIDELRPEAQQVMAQLKQAGIRTILLSGDMRRKCEQLAQQLGIDEVYAEQSPAQKLQQIEDLMQQAPTAMVGDGINDAPALAKASIGISLSDATQVAMQSANVILLNGHLSALPLAMGLGKHTYLTIKQNLFWAFAYNVVAIPVAALGFLNPILAALVMGLSDVVLAINSVRLRFKKVI; encoded by the coding sequence ATGAATTGCTCCAGTTGCGCACTGACCATCTCCAAATACCTCGAAAAAAAGGGGGTGGAGGATGTAGCGATCAGTGTGGCCACGGAAGAGCTGCGTTTTAACCTCCCCGAAGGCGCCAGCGCCGACGAAGTCATCAATGGCATCAATAATCTCGGTTATGAAGTGGTGCTGCCCAACCAGGGTGGCAAAACCAAACCGTTCTATACCACGCTCCGTTTTAAATTCCTGTTCAGTCTTGTTTTCACCGCACCGCTCATGCTGCACATGGTGGCGGACTGGCATTGGCTGCATAACCCCTGGGTGCAGCTGGCGCTCACCATACCGGTGTATGCCACGGGCATGCTGCATTTCGGGCGGAGCGCCCTGCGCTCGCTGCGCAACGGCATCGCCAATATGGATGTCCTCATCACCCTGGGCGCCACGGCTGCTTTTGTGTACAGCCTCATCGGAACGCTGCAGCACCTGGGCCCGGACTATCTTTTTTATGAGACTACCGCCGCCATTCTCACGCTCGTGTTTTTGGGCAACCTGCTCGAGGAGAAATCGGTGAAATCCACCACCACGGCCATCGCGGAGCTGGCGCGCCTGCAGCATACCCACGCAAAGCGGCTCAACGATGCGGGGGAAGTAGAGGAAGTCGATAACAGCGAACTGCGTACGGGCGACCGGGTACTGGTCAATACCGGCGATAAAATCCCCATGGACGGCACCATTTACTGGGGCGGCGGCCATGTCAACGAATCGATGATCACCGGCGAAAGCGAGCCCGTGAACCGCCGCGAAAAGGATAAAGTGATCGGCGGCACCATCCTGGAAGAAGGCAGCATCAAAATATTCATTACCGCTACGGGGAAAGACACCGTGCTGTCGTACATCATCAACCTGGTGAAGCAGGCGCAGAGCAACAAACCGCCCATGCAGAAACTGGCGGACAGGATCAGCGCCATTTTCGTACCGGTGGTGCTGGGCATCGCCCTGCTTACCTTCCTCGGCTGGTACTTCATCGGTCAGACCCCGCTGTCTACCGCCATGATGCGCAGCATCGCCGTGCTGGTGATTGCCTGCCCCTGCGCGATGGGCCTCGCTACGCCCGCCGCCGTGATGGTGGGCCTTGGCCGCGCCGCCCGCAACGGCATCCTCATCAAGGGAGCGCATACGCTGGAAGCGTTCCGTAACATCCGCCAGATCGTGTTTGATAAAACGGGCACACTCACCACGGGTAAGTTGCAGATCGGCCGCTGGGAAACCGCCATGGAGCCGGATGAGTTCCGTTCCGTGGTGTTCAGCCTCGAAAAATATTCCTCCCATCCCATCGCCCGCTCCATTGTGGCGCTCTGGAAGGGTGTGGGAGAAACCGCCCTGCAGCAGGTTAGGGAACAGAAAGGCGTGGGCATGCAGGCGAAAGATAAAGCAGGTAACGAGTGGCAGTTAGGCTCGTACCTGATGGCCCGCGGCGCTACCGGCGACGATTCGCATAATATCTACCTGCTGAAGAACGGCGAGCTGATGGGCTGGATCGATTTCATCGATGAGCTGCGCCCCGAAGCGCAGCAGGTAATGGCGCAGCTGAAACAGGCCGGTATCCGCACCATCCTGCTGAGCGGCGACATGCGGCGCAAATGCGAACAGCTGGCGCAACAACTGGGCATCGACGAAGTGTATGCCGAACAATCCCCCGCGCAGAAGCTGCAGCAAATAGAAGACCTGATGCAACAGGCCCCTACGGCCATGGTGGGCGACGGCATCAACGATGCGCCCGCACTCGCCAAGGCCAGCATCGGCATATCACTCAGCGACGCCACGCAGGTGGCCATGCAAAGCGCCAACGTCATCCTGCTCAACGGTCATCTCAGCGCGTTGCCGCTGGCCATGGGGCTGGGCAAACATACCTATCTCACCATCAAACAGAACCTGTTCTGGGCCTTTGCCTACAACGTGGTGGCGATACCGGTCGCCGCGCTGGGTTTCCTGAATCCCATCCTGGCCGCGCTCGTGATGGGGCTCTCCGATGTGGTGCTGGCCATCAATTCGGTGCGGCTGCGGTTTAAAAAAGTAATCTGA
- a CDS encoding trimeric intracellular cation channel family protein: protein MIYWLDLIGTFVFAISGALAAWDKKMYHDIFGVSFTAFVTSIGGGTMRDLILGVRPVWVGDKNYIIAIAFGVLVTILFRARLLRVRRGIFLFDTIGIGFYTVIGLQKALLYGVHPWAAVILGMISAIFGGVIRDMMVNEIPLIFSRQIYATACLAGAALYIGLRHVGVDEDWNMIASILLVIAIRLTSLKKGWSLPYLQKE from the coding sequence ATGATCTACTGGTTAGACCTCATCGGCACGTTCGTGTTTGCCATATCCGGCGCGCTCGCTGCCTGGGATAAAAAAATGTACCACGATATTTTCGGGGTGAGTTTTACGGCTTTCGTCACCTCCATCGGCGGCGGCACCATGCGCGACCTCATCCTCGGCGTACGGCCCGTGTGGGTCGGCGATAAAAACTATATCATCGCCATCGCCTTCGGCGTACTGGTGACGATCCTCTTCCGCGCCCGCCTGCTGCGCGTGCGCCGCGGCATTTTCCTCTTCGATACCATCGGCATCGGGTTTTATACCGTCATCGGTTTGCAGAAAGCCTTGCTCTATGGAGTGCATCCCTGGGCCGCCGTTATCCTCGGCATGATATCCGCCATTTTCGGCGGGGTGATCAGGGATATGATGGTGAATGAAATCCCCCTGATCTTCAGCCGCCAGATCTATGCCACGGCCTGCCTTGCCGGCGCCGCGCTGTACATCGGGCTGCGCCACGTAGGTGTGGATGAAGACTGGAACATGATCGCCAGTATTTTACTGGTGATCGCCATCCGCCTCACCTCGCTCAAAAAAGGATGGTCGTTGCCGTATTTGCAGAAAGAATAG